A genomic region of Friedmanniella luteola contains the following coding sequences:
- the typA gene encoding translational GTPase TypA: MPTRSDLRNVAIVAHVDHGKTTLVDAMLWQSGAFRANQDVNNRVMDSMDLEREKGITILAKNTAVLHHAPDGQNVIINIIDTPGHADFGGEVERGLEMVDGVVLLVDASEGPLPQTRFVLRKALAKNLPIIVVVNKVDRPDARIAEVVEETYELFLDLLDDADTDVLNFPVVYASAKAGRASLTAPENGEMPDHDDLGPLFATILDGVPAPEYEEGAVLQAHVTNLDASPYLGRLALCRVFAGEMKRNQVVAWCKQDGTIQNIKLSEMLITEALDRVPAEIARPGDIVAIAGIPDITIGETLSDPANPKPLPLITVDQPSISMTIGINTSPLAGKSGKLLTARLVKNRLDAELIGNVSIKVANTERPDTWEVQGRGELQLAILVEMMRREGFELTVGKPQVVTREIDGKIHEPVERLTIDAPEDFVGVVTQLMGLRRGRLEQMINHGTGWVRMEYLVPARGLIGFRTEFLTETRGTGMMHHVFETYEPWHGELRTRPNGSLVADRTGVVTAYASFSLQERGTLFVAPTTEVYEGMIVGENARSDDMDVNITREKKLTNVRSATGDELERLIPAKIMSMEQALEFCRGDECIEVTPAAVRIRKVVLSGNERSRTRSRAKNA, encoded by the coding sequence ATGCCCACTCGCTCAGATCTGCGGAACGTCGCCATCGTGGCCCACGTCGACCACGGCAAGACCACGCTCGTCGACGCCATGCTCTGGCAGTCGGGCGCCTTCCGCGCCAACCAGGACGTCAACAACCGGGTCATGGACTCGATGGACCTGGAGCGGGAGAAGGGCATCACCATCCTGGCCAAGAACACCGCGGTGCTGCACCACGCCCCGGACGGCCAGAACGTCATCATCAACATCATCGACACCCCGGGCCACGCCGACTTCGGCGGTGAGGTCGAGCGCGGCCTCGAGATGGTCGACGGCGTCGTGCTCCTCGTGGACGCCTCCGAGGGCCCGCTGCCGCAGACCCGCTTCGTGCTCCGCAAGGCGCTGGCCAAGAACCTGCCGATCATCGTGGTGGTCAACAAGGTCGACCGGCCCGACGCCCGGATCGCCGAGGTGGTCGAGGAGACCTACGAGCTCTTCCTCGACCTGCTGGACGACGCGGACACCGACGTCCTCAACTTCCCGGTGGTGTACGCCTCGGCCAAGGCCGGTCGCGCCTCGCTGACCGCCCCCGAGAACGGCGAGATGCCCGACCACGACGACCTGGGCCCGCTGTTCGCCACCATCCTCGACGGCGTCCCGGCGCCGGAGTACGAGGAGGGCGCGGTGCTCCAGGCCCACGTCACCAACCTCGACGCCTCCCCCTACCTCGGCCGGCTGGCCCTGTGCCGGGTGTTCGCCGGGGAGATGAAGCGCAACCAGGTGGTCGCGTGGTGCAAGCAGGACGGCACCATCCAGAACATCAAGCTCTCCGAGATGCTGATCACCGAGGCGCTGGACCGCGTGCCGGCCGAGATCGCGCGGCCGGGCGACATCGTGGCCATCGCGGGCATCCCCGACATCACCATCGGCGAGACCCTCTCCGACCCCGCGAACCCGAAGCCGCTGCCGCTGATCACGGTCGACCAGCCCTCGATCTCGATGACCATCGGCATCAACACCTCCCCGCTGGCCGGCAAGTCCGGCAAGCTGCTGACGGCCCGCCTGGTCAAGAACCGGCTGGACGCCGAGCTCATCGGCAACGTGTCCATCAAGGTCGCCAACACCGAGCGGCCCGACACCTGGGAGGTCCAGGGCCGGGGCGAGCTGCAGCTCGCCATCCTGGTCGAGATGATGCGCCGGGAGGGCTTCGAGCTGACGGTCGGCAAGCCGCAGGTCGTCACCCGCGAGATCGACGGCAAGATCCACGAGCCCGTCGAGCGGCTGACCATCGACGCCCCCGAGGACTTCGTCGGCGTGGTCACCCAGCTGATGGGGCTGCGTCGCGGGCGGCTGGAGCAGATGATCAACCACGGCACGGGCTGGGTCCGGATGGAGTACCTGGTCCCGGCCCGCGGCCTGATCGGCTTCCGCACCGAGTTCCTCACCGAGACGCGCGGCACCGGCATGATGCACCACGTCTTCGAGACCTACGAGCCCTGGCACGGTGAGCTGCGGACCCGCCCGAACGGCTCGCTGGTGGCCGACCGCACCGGCGTGGTCACGGCCTACGCCTCGTTCAGCCTCCAGGAGCGGGGCACGCTCTTCGTCGCCCCGACCACCGAGGTCTACGAGGGCATGATCGTCGGCGAGAACGCCCGCTCCGACGACATGGACGTCAACATCACCCGGGAGAAGAAGCTCACCAACGTGCGCTCCGCCACGGGTGACGAGCTCGAGCGGCTCATCCCGGCCAAGATCATGAGCATGGAGCAGGCGCTGGAGTTCTGCCGCGGTGACGAGTGCATCGAGGTCACCCCGGCCGCCGTCCGCATCCGCAAGGTCGTGCTGTCGGGCAACGAGCGGTCCCGGACCCGCTCGCGCGCCAAGAACGCCTGA
- a CDS encoding amylosucrase gives MSIPDVAPLLAGEPEHDQVVFQARLQRYWPDLLAGLAGAYPDHAPEMAQRLVVIAAENFRQRPAELRLLDLRRHADPQWFSAPRMVGYAAYADLFGGTLAGVADRVDYLSELGVTYLHLLPLLRPRPGADDGGYAVMDYRAVREDLGTVDDLRDLATVLRSRGISLTLDLVLNHVAAEHAWAQAARAGDPHFRDYFHLFPDRTLPDAYERTLPEVFPDFAPGSFSYDEESRSWVWTTFNTWQWDLNWHNPDVFCEFADLVCWLANLGVECLRLDAIAFLVKRMGTSCQNQPEVHAITQALRTVARIAAPALVFKAEAIVGPADLAPYLGVGKHAGKVSDLAYQNSLMVQIWSALAAQDTRLLCAALNRFPAKPPTTVWATYLRCHDDIGWAVDDGDAASVGLSGHQHRHFLAEYYAGLYPMSDARGIVFQENLQTGDRRISGTAASLAGVEAALARGDERQLDRAVQKLLLAHLVVLGFGGLPLLWMGDELALRNDYSYLDHPDHADDNRWVHRPAMPWDVAARRHQPGTLEHRVWHGLRHAIAVRSSLPSLDAAVETEIADPVNPGVLVFVRRAPSQTLVGVYNVTGTEQSLPRWVVPVGNWAWDALTEETPLTDGPLTLEPYQARWFVEG, from the coding sequence ATGAGCATCCCCGACGTCGCGCCGTTGCTGGCGGGTGAGCCGGAGCACGACCAGGTCGTCTTCCAGGCCCGGTTGCAGCGCTACTGGCCCGACCTGCTGGCCGGCCTGGCCGGCGCCTACCCCGACCACGCGCCGGAGATGGCGCAGCGGCTGGTCGTCATCGCGGCCGAGAACTTCCGGCAGCGGCCGGCCGAGCTGCGGCTGCTGGACCTCCGCCGGCACGCCGACCCGCAGTGGTTCTCGGCGCCGCGGATGGTCGGCTACGCCGCCTACGCCGACCTCTTCGGCGGCACCCTGGCCGGCGTCGCGGACCGGGTCGACTACCTGTCCGAGCTGGGGGTCACCTACCTGCACCTGCTGCCGCTGCTCCGGCCGCGGCCGGGCGCGGACGACGGTGGCTACGCGGTGATGGACTACCGCGCCGTCCGCGAGGACCTCGGCACCGTCGACGACCTCCGGGACCTCGCCACGGTGCTGCGCTCCCGTGGCATCTCGCTGACCCTCGACCTGGTGCTCAACCACGTCGCGGCCGAGCACGCCTGGGCCCAGGCCGCGCGCGCCGGAGACCCGCACTTCCGCGACTACTTCCACCTGTTCCCCGACCGCACCCTGCCGGACGCCTACGAGCGCACGCTCCCCGAGGTGTTCCCCGACTTCGCCCCCGGCAGCTTCAGCTACGACGAGGAGTCCCGCTCCTGGGTCTGGACGACGTTCAACACCTGGCAGTGGGACCTCAACTGGCACAACCCGGACGTCTTCTGCGAGTTCGCCGACCTCGTCTGCTGGCTGGCCAACCTGGGCGTCGAGTGCCTGCGGCTGGACGCCATCGCCTTCCTCGTCAAGCGGATGGGCACCAGCTGCCAGAACCAGCCGGAGGTGCACGCCATCACCCAGGCGCTGCGGACCGTGGCCCGGATCGCCGCGCCGGCGCTGGTCTTCAAGGCCGAGGCCATCGTCGGTCCCGCCGACCTGGCGCCCTACCTCGGCGTCGGCAAGCACGCGGGCAAGGTCAGCGACCTCGCCTACCAGAACTCGCTGATGGTGCAGATCTGGTCGGCGCTGGCCGCCCAGGACACCCGGCTGCTCTGCGCGGCGCTCAACCGGTTCCCGGCCAAGCCGCCCACCACGGTCTGGGCCACCTACCTGCGCTGCCACGACGACATCGGCTGGGCGGTCGACGACGGCGACGCCGCCTCGGTCGGGCTGAGCGGTCATCAGCACCGCCACTTCCTGGCCGAGTACTACGCCGGCCTCTACCCGATGAGCGACGCCCGCGGGATCGTCTTCCAGGAGAACCTGCAGACGGGGGACCGCCGGATCAGCGGGACGGCGGCCTCCCTGGCGGGGGTCGAGGCCGCCCTCGCCCGCGGTGACGAGCGCCAGCTCGACCGGGCCGTCCAGAAGCTGCTGCTCGCCCACCTGGTGGTGCTCGGCTTCGGCGGTCTCCCGCTGCTGTGGATGGGTGACGAGCTGGCCCTGCGCAACGACTACTCCTACCTCGACCACCCCGACCACGCCGACGACAACCGCTGGGTCCACCGGCCCGCGATGCCCTGGGACGTCGCCGCCCGACGCCACCAGCCGGGCACGCTCGAGCACCGGGTCTGGCACGGACTGCGGCACGCCATCGCCGTCCGGTCCTCGCTGCCCAGCCTCGACGCCGCCGTCGAGACCGAGATCGCCGACCCGGTGAACCCTGGCGTGCTGGTGTTCGTGCGGCGCGCGCCCAGCCAGACCCTCGTCGGGGTCTACAACGTGACGGGGACCGAGCAGTCCCTGCCCCGCTGGGTCGTCCCCGTCGGCAACTGGGCCTGGGACGCCCTCACCGAGGAGACCCCGCTGACCGACGGGCCGCTGACGCTCGAGCCGTACCAGGCGCGGTGGTTCGTGGAGGGGTGA
- a CDS encoding APC family permease, with amino-acid sequence MVANASPTADTATSDQPELKRVMGPKLLLLFIIGDILGTGIYAVTGTVAKEVGGVVWLPFLLAFVVATITAFSYLELVTKYPQAAGAALYAHKAFGIHFVTFLMAFAVTCSGITSASTASRAFAANLEAMVNVVRADWLGLSEVSVSDGLTTVLAVLFLALVGLINLRGVAESVYANIVLTCVELSGLLIVIFIGFFAITQGKADLGRTVVFDTPEDKSIFIAVTAATSLAFFAMVGFEDSVNMAEEVHNPEQVFPKIMLTGLGITGLIYVLVSLSAIAIVPSGELGEGDAPLLKVVTAGAPNLPIDQIFPLISMFAVANSALINMLMASRLLYGMARQRVLPPGLGRVLPGRRTPWVAIVFTTLLAFGLVTLVGRVSALGGTTALLLLAVFTVVNICCLVLRKDTQSHQHFRAPTVLPVLGALLCAYLVGPWTGRATEQYTIAGILLAIGVVLWALTWVLNRALWGRKTYVKDPAALTGDDDDR; translated from the coding sequence ATGGTCGCGAACGCCTCGCCCACCGCCGACACCGCCACGTCCGACCAGCCCGAGCTCAAGCGGGTGATGGGGCCCAAGCTGCTGCTGCTCTTCATCATCGGCGACATCCTCGGCACCGGCATCTACGCCGTCACCGGTACGGTCGCCAAGGAGGTGGGGGGCGTCGTCTGGCTCCCGTTCCTGCTGGCCTTCGTCGTCGCGACGATCACCGCGTTCTCCTACCTGGAGCTCGTGACCAAGTACCCGCAGGCCGCCGGCGCCGCCCTGTACGCCCACAAGGCGTTCGGCATCCACTTCGTCACCTTCCTGATGGCGTTCGCGGTCACCTGCTCGGGCATCACGTCGGCGTCGACGGCGTCGCGCGCCTTCGCCGCCAACCTCGAGGCGATGGTGAACGTCGTCCGGGCCGACTGGCTGGGGCTGTCGGAGGTGTCGGTGAGCGACGGCCTGACGACCGTGCTGGCCGTGCTGTTCCTGGCCCTCGTCGGGCTGATCAACCTCCGCGGCGTGGCCGAGAGCGTCTACGCCAACATCGTGCTGACCTGCGTCGAGCTGAGCGGCCTGCTGATCGTCATCTTCATCGGGTTCTTCGCGATCACGCAGGGCAAGGCGGACCTGGGCCGGACGGTGGTGTTCGACACCCCCGAGGACAAGTCGATCTTCATCGCGGTCACCGCGGCCACCTCGCTGGCGTTCTTCGCCATGGTGGGCTTCGAGGACTCGGTCAACATGGCCGAGGAGGTGCACAACCCGGAGCAGGTGTTCCCCAAGATCATGCTCACCGGGCTGGGCATCACCGGCTTGATCTACGTCCTGGTCTCGCTGTCGGCGATCGCGATCGTGCCCTCGGGCGAGCTGGGCGAGGGCGACGCCCCCCTGCTCAAGGTGGTGACGGCCGGGGCCCCGAACCTGCCGATCGACCAGATCTTCCCGCTGATCTCCATGTTCGCGGTCGCGAACTCGGCCCTGATCAACATGCTGATGGCCAGCCGGCTGCTCTACGGGATGGCCCGGCAGCGGGTGCTGCCGCCCGGGCTGGGCCGGGTGCTGCCCGGCCGCCGGACCCCGTGGGTGGCCATCGTCTTCACCACCCTGCTGGCCTTCGGGCTGGTCACGCTGGTCGGCCGGGTCAGCGCCCTGGGCGGCACCACGGCGCTGCTGCTGCTGGCGGTCTTCACCGTCGTGAACATCTGCTGCCTGGTGCTGCGCAAGGACACCCAGAGCCATCAGCACTTCCGGGCCCCGACCGTGCTGCCGGTCCTGGGCGCGCTGCTCTGCGCCTACCTGGTCGGCCCGTGGACCGGCCGGGCGACCGAGCAGTACACGATCGCCGGCATCCTGCTCGCCATCGGCGTGGTGCTCTGGGCCCTCACCTGGGTGCTCAACCGCGCCCTCTGGGGCCGCAAGACCTACGTCAAGGACCCCGCGGCGCTCACCGGCGACGACGACGACCGCTGA
- a CDS encoding GTPase family protein, which yields MAGGTDWFKESFRQEYEQQSAAIGRFNLALFGKTGVGKSTLVNAIFGEDVAATGIGEPVTRGSHLYLDRIGHLGIVDSQGLEVGKDNKEILSELGKAMKEMRRRPLAEQIHVAWFCVRGMDRRFEEAEADFVRRLADLGLPVVLVLTQVPARDGRYHPDAVELARRIEEYRLPLAGGRPFFVFAKADPFADQPAHGLQDVLDATFRVAPDGVHGALVAAQTIDQARKAKEAQGYIGAAVTAAAGAAFIPIPFSDAAALVPIQLGMMAKIAQLYKIKVDRAALLAIASTTAATQAGRATFSGLLKMVPGAGTVAGGMMSAGVATSFTYAMGQAWLVVCQRVASGGLGGIGRALDDEAVREAFVEEFRARLKIRRGDKSGV from the coding sequence GTGGCAGGCGGCACGGACTGGTTCAAGGAGTCCTTCCGGCAGGAGTACGAGCAGCAGTCGGCCGCCATCGGCCGCTTCAACCTCGCCCTCTTCGGCAAGACCGGCGTGGGCAAGTCGACCCTGGTCAACGCCATCTTCGGGGAGGACGTGGCGGCGACCGGGATCGGGGAGCCCGTGACCCGCGGCAGCCACCTCTACCTCGACCGGATCGGGCACCTCGGCATCGTCGACAGCCAGGGCCTCGAGGTCGGCAAGGACAACAAGGAGATCCTCTCCGAGCTGGGCAAGGCGATGAAGGAGATGCGCCGCCGCCCGCTCGCGGAGCAGATCCACGTCGCCTGGTTCTGCGTCCGGGGCATGGACCGCAGGTTCGAGGAGGCGGAGGCCGACTTCGTGCGGCGGCTCGCCGACCTCGGGCTGCCCGTCGTGCTGGTGCTCACCCAGGTGCCGGCCCGCGACGGCCGCTACCACCCGGACGCCGTCGAGCTGGCCCGCCGGATCGAGGAGTACCGGCTACCGCTGGCCGGCGGCCGGCCGTTCTTCGTGTTCGCCAAGGCCGACCCGTTCGCCGACCAGCCCGCGCACGGGCTGCAGGACGTCCTCGATGCCACCTTTCGCGTTGCGCCCGACGGCGTCCACGGAGCCCTCGTCGCCGCGCAGACGATCGATCAGGCTCGGAAGGCCAAGGAGGCCCAGGGCTACATAGGCGCGGCCGTCACCGCCGCGGCCGGGGCCGCCTTCATCCCGATCCCGTTCTCCGACGCGGCCGCCCTGGTGCCCATCCAGCTGGGGATGATGGCCAAGATCGCGCAGCTCTACAAGATCAAGGTCGACCGCGCGGCCCTGCTGGCCATCGCCTCGACGACGGCCGCCACCCAGGCCGGCCGGGCCACCTTCAGCGGGCTGCTCAAGATGGTGCCGGGGGCGGGGACGGTCGCCGGCGGGATGATGAGCGCCGGCGTCGCGACCAGCTTCACCTACGCGATGGGCCAGGCCTGGCTGGTGGTCTGCCAGCGCGTGGCGTCCGGCGGGCTCGGCGGGATCGGCCGGGCGCTGGACGACGAAGCCGTCCGGGAGGCCTTCGTCGAGGAGTTCCGGGCCCGCCTGAAGATCCGCCGCGGGGACAAGTCGGGCGTCTGA
- a CDS encoding L,D-transpeptidase family protein, protein MKKVIRLLLGVVMATALVGAVSGTGPVAPAAQAATTYVSTKYTAPKKGQTNSGVQALQRRLVKAKALDKDLVTSYFGTRTEAAVKKFQKANGLTANGKVSKKTWTRLVDKTGKIKITKPSPKLDKRCKVDGRALCIDKTKDKLYYMKNSKVVRTFDARFGCASTRTREGKFSVLWKSRNHVSSIYHTPMPYAMFFSGGQAVHYSADFAARGYNGCSHGCVNIRDKAGIRWVFDQVRNGDRVVVYRS, encoded by the coding sequence ATGAAGAAGGTCATCCGGCTGCTGCTGGGCGTGGTCATGGCGACCGCGCTCGTCGGAGCCGTGTCCGGCACGGGGCCGGTCGCCCCGGCGGCGCAGGCCGCCACCACGTACGTGTCCACGAAGTACACGGCGCCGAAGAAGGGCCAGACCAACAGCGGCGTCCAGGCGCTGCAGCGCCGCCTCGTCAAGGCGAAGGCGCTGGACAAGGACCTGGTGACGTCCTACTTCGGGACCAGGACCGAGGCCGCGGTCAAGAAGTTCCAGAAGGCCAACGGGCTCACGGCCAACGGCAAGGTCAGCAAGAAGACCTGGACGCGGCTGGTCGACAAGACGGGCAAGATCAAGATCACCAAGCCGTCGCCGAAGCTGGACAAGCGTTGCAAGGTCGACGGCCGGGCGCTCTGCATCGACAAGACCAAGGACAAGCTCTACTACATGAAGAACTCGAAGGTGGTCCGCACCTTCGACGCCCGGTTCGGCTGCGCGAGCACCCGGACCCGGGAGGGCAAGTTCTCGGTGCTGTGGAAGAGCCGCAACCACGTCTCGTCGATCTACCACACCCCGATGCCGTACGCGATGTTCTTCAGCGGCGGCCAGGCCGTGCACTACTCGGCCGACTTCGCGGCCCGCGGGTACAACGGCTGCAGCCACGGCTGCGTCAACATCCGCGACAAGGCCGGGATCCGGTGGGTCTTCGACCAGGTGCGCAACGGCGACCGGGTGGTCGTCTACCGCAGCTGA
- a CDS encoding helix-turn-helix domain-containing protein: MSRLRPTRIGDQLGTLGEFIATQRRTAELSLRQLAEQTGISNPYLSQIERGLRKPSAEVLQQLSKALRVSAESLYVRAGILDPEDHPSTTVEMAVLGDPGLTERQKHVLIEIHTSFVKENERNAADLAAAAPGAAGPADEHRPAPDRTP; encoded by the coding sequence GTGAGCCGCTTACGACCGACCCGGATCGGGGACCAGCTGGGCACGCTGGGTGAGTTCATCGCGACCCAGCGGCGGACGGCCGAGCTCTCGCTGCGGCAGCTCGCCGAGCAGACCGGGATCTCCAACCCCTACCTGAGCCAGATCGAGCGCGGGCTGCGCAAGCCGTCCGCCGAGGTGCTGCAGCAGCTCTCCAAGGCCCTCCGGGTCTCCGCCGAGAGCCTGTACGTGCGGGCCGGCATCCTCGACCCCGAGGACCACCCGAGCACGACCGTGGAGATGGCGGTGCTCGGCGACCCCGGCCTCACCGAGCGCCAGAAGCACGTCCTGATCGAGATCCACACCTCCTTCGTGAAGGAGAACGAGCGGAACGCGGCCGACCTGGCCGCCGCCGCCCCCGGCGCGGCCGGCCCCGCCGACGAGCACCGTCCGGCTCCCGACCGCACCCCCTGA
- a CDS encoding glycoside hydrolase family 65 protein, with the protein MTYGSSGDSPMRAHDPLDRIRFPVDEWRLTEARYSAADLGVTETLFAVGNGYLGMRGNVEEGRETFAHGTFINGFHETWPIRHAEEAFGFARVGQTIVNVPDNKTMKLYVDDEPMLLSVADLESYERSLDFRDGVLHRDIVWRTPGGKRVRVSSTRMVSFTQRHLAVLTIEVTMLDEEAPVVVSSQTLNRQDGRDEYHVRAAAMGSGTDPRKAEAFESRVLEPQLHWCAENRIALGYRCANSGMTLAVGIDHAIETENAHTAHISADDDTGKMVYRVAAKPGQPIKITKTVSYHTSRGVPVRELVDRARRTLDRTLSEGVEAEYEAQRRWLDAYWARADVVLHGQPALQQAVRWNLFQIAQATARAEQSGVPAKGVTGSGYGGHYFWDTEIYVLPFLSYTSPAMARSALRFRYNMLDAARRRARDLAQSGALFPWRTVNGEEASAYYAAGTAQYHIDADISYALCKYVAASGDEDFMWREGIDILVETARMWADLGFWREDGDGARSFHIHGVTGPDEYTTVVNDNLFTNVMARYNLAQAAELVKHMCEDLPEAHHSAVERLEIHPDEVEEWSAAARAMAIPHDPVTGINPQDAQFLDREVWDLRQTPEDKRPLMLHYHPLVIYRFQVLKQADVVLALFLQGDHFTSEQKRLDFEYYDPITTGDSTLSGVVQSIIAAEVGYRDLALRYFHSSLFVDLADLHGNASDGVHVASTGGVWNALVYGFGGMRDYDGDITFDPRLPATWEGLTFRVTLQGTRLEVELTADAMRFTVVEGERAEFKVRGRRLTVRAGRPVTVPLDGQGPSVQGKITLQTGERRPDGSLITASVPQAAGRRAGSAA; encoded by the coding sequence ATGACCTACGGGTCGAGCGGGGACAGCCCGATGCGCGCGCACGACCCGCTGGACCGGATCCGCTTCCCGGTCGACGAGTGGCGGCTGACCGAGGCGCGCTACAGCGCCGCGGACCTCGGCGTCACCGAGACCCTGTTCGCCGTCGGCAACGGCTACCTCGGGATGCGGGGCAACGTCGAGGAGGGTCGCGAGACCTTCGCCCACGGCACCTTCATCAACGGGTTCCACGAGACCTGGCCGATCCGGCACGCCGAGGAGGCGTTCGGCTTCGCCCGGGTGGGGCAGACCATCGTCAACGTCCCCGACAACAAGACCATGAAGCTCTACGTCGACGACGAGCCGATGCTGCTCTCGGTCGCGGACCTGGAGTCCTACGAGCGCTCCCTGGACTTCCGCGACGGCGTGCTGCACCGCGACATCGTCTGGCGCACCCCCGGCGGCAAGCGGGTCCGGGTGAGCTCCACCCGGATGGTCTCCTTCACCCAGCGGCACCTGGCGGTGCTGACCATCGAGGTCACCATGCTGGACGAGGAGGCGCCGGTCGTGGTGTCGTCGCAGACCCTCAACCGGCAGGACGGGCGCGACGAGTACCACGTCCGGGCGGCGGCGATGGGCAGCGGCACCGACCCCCGCAAGGCGGAGGCGTTCGAGTCCCGCGTGCTGGAGCCGCAGCTGCACTGGTGCGCCGAGAACCGGATCGCGCTCGGCTACCGCTGCGCCAACTCCGGGATGACGCTGGCCGTCGGCATCGACCACGCCATCGAGACCGAGAACGCCCACACCGCGCACATCAGCGCCGACGACGACACCGGCAAGATGGTCTACCGGGTCGCCGCCAAGCCCGGGCAGCCGATCAAGATCACCAAGACGGTCTCGTACCACACCTCCCGCGGCGTCCCCGTCCGCGAGCTCGTCGACCGCGCCCGCCGCACCCTGGACCGCACGCTGTCGGAGGGGGTCGAGGCCGAGTACGAGGCGCAGCGGCGCTGGCTCGACGCCTACTGGGCGCGCGCCGACGTCGTCCTGCACGGCCAGCCCGCGCTGCAGCAGGCCGTCCGCTGGAACCTGTTCCAGATCGCCCAGGCGACGGCGCGGGCCGAGCAGTCCGGCGTGCCCGCCAAGGGCGTCACCGGCTCCGGCTACGGCGGTCACTACTTCTGGGACACCGAGATCTACGTCCTGCCGTTCCTCAGCTACACCTCACCGGCGATGGCCCGCAGCGCGCTGCGCTTCCGCTACAACATGCTGGACGCCGCCCGCCGGCGCGCCCGCGACCTGGCCCAGAGCGGCGCGCTGTTCCCCTGGCGCACCGTCAACGGCGAGGAGGCCTCGGCCTACTACGCCGCGGGCACCGCGCAGTACCACATCGACGCCGACATCTCCTACGCGCTGTGCAAGTACGTCGCCGCCAGCGGGGACGAGGACTTCATGTGGCGCGAGGGCATCGACATCCTCGTCGAGACCGCGCGGATGTGGGCCGACCTCGGGTTCTGGCGCGAGGACGGTGACGGGGCGCGCAGCTTCCACATCCACGGGGTCACCGGCCCGGACGAGTACACGACGGTGGTGAACGACAACCTCTTCACCAACGTGATGGCCCGCTACAACCTGGCGCAGGCCGCCGAGCTGGTGAAGCACATGTGCGAAGACCTCCCCGAGGCCCACCACAGCGCCGTCGAGCGGCTGGAGATCCACCCCGACGAGGTCGAGGAGTGGAGCGCCGCCGCCCGGGCGATGGCCATCCCGCACGACCCGGTGACCGGCATCAACCCCCAGGACGCGCAGTTCCTGGACCGCGAGGTGTGGGACCTGCGGCAGACGCCCGAGGACAAGCGGCCGCTCATGCTGCACTACCACCCGCTGGTCATCTACCGGTTCCAGGTCCTCAAGCAGGCCGACGTCGTGCTGGCGCTGTTCCTGCAGGGCGACCACTTCACCAGCGAGCAGAAGCGGCTGGACTTCGAGTACTACGACCCGATCACCACCGGGGACTCGACGCTGTCGGGGGTGGTGCAGTCGATCATCGCCGCGGAGGTCGGCTACCGCGACCTGGCGCTGCGCTACTTCCACAGCTCGCTGTTCGTCGACCTCGCCGACCTGCACGGCAACGCCAGCGACGGGGTGCACGTGGCCTCGACCGGTGGGGTCTGGAACGCGCTGGTCTACGGCTTCGGCGGGATGCGGGACTACGACGGCGACATCACCTTCGACCCCCGGCTCCCGGCCACCTGGGAGGGCCTGACCTTCCGCGTCACGCTGCAGGGCACCCGGCTGGAGGTCGAGCTCACCGCCGACGCCATGCGCTTCACCGTCGTCGAGGGAGAGCGGGCCGAGTTCAAGGTGCGCGGCCGCCGGCTGACGGTCAGGGCCGGCCGGCCCGTCACCGTGCCGCTCGACGGCCAGGGCCCCTCGGTCCAGGGCAAGATCACCCTGCAGACGGGGGAGCGGCGTCCCGACGGCAGCCTGATCACCGCCTCCGTGCCGCAGGCCGCCGGCCGGCGCGCCGGCTCCGCGGCCTGA